Proteins from one Setaria italica strain Yugu1 chromosome V, Setaria_italica_v2.0, whole genome shotgun sequence genomic window:
- the LOC101755435 gene encoding regulator of telomere elongation helicase 1 isoform X2 gives MPVYSIRGVDVDFPFDAYDCQITYMDRVIESLQQGKNALLESPTGTGKTLCLLCASLAWRRTFGEFLRGGRGGGRGGGGSQQLHYGSQPLGSQQSGDSESQQQHSGYPASQQQHSGYPVIIYASRTHSQLRQVIKELKATSYRPKMAVLGSREQMCIHSEVSKLRGRAQNNACHFLCKKRRCQHNNVVAEFMKNKPELGSKPFDIEDLVNIGKGKPNGPCPYYISRELSKSVDILFAPYNYLIDPGNRRSLNSIPWDNAVLIFDEAHNLESICADAASFDLHPNNLTACVAEAHECIKLCSAKRSIENSADKQFDPENYAILKALLMALEKKIGELVIESKELGYTKAGSYIYDFLSELNITSDTSKKLIETIDCASLLLEEGNSAETGPGVQAKTTVSRLESIREILDIIFRGGGQDHAKYYRFHVNEFQQTSGDALKVLGKSSRTLSWWCFNPGLAMEEFLKLGVRSIILTSGTLSPLDSLAMELNLEFPVRLENPHVISPDQIWVGVVPVGPSGHALNSSYRTRETIQYKQELGNAIVNFARIVPDGLLVFFPSYSMMDKCIEFWKNRNHSSSAAENTIWQRICKHKQPVIEPRQSSNFPNAIEDYAAKLNDSSTSGAIFFAVCRGKVSEGLDFADRAGRAVIVTGMPFATPTDPKVRLKREYLDKQGAASNNNTKMLTGQEWYTQQAARAVNQAVGRVIRHRHDYGAIIYCDERFAWSNYQSQMSYWLRPYIKIV, from the exons ATGCCGGTCTACAGCATTCGCGGCGTCGATGTCGACTTCCCCTTCGATGCCTATGACTGCCAGATCACCTACATGGATCGCGTCATCGAGTCCCTGCAACAG GGGAAGAACGCGCTGCTGGAGAGCCCGACGGGGACGGGGAAGACGCTGTGCCTGCTGTGCGCCTCGCTCGCGTGGCGCCGCACCTTCGGCGAGTTCCTGCGGggcggtcgcggcggcggccgcggcggcggagggagccaGCAGCTGCACTACGGGAGCCAGCCGCTCGGGAGCCAGCAGTCGGGGGACTCCGAGTCTCAGCAGCAGCACTCGGGGTACCCCGCGTCTCAGCAGCAGCACTCGGGGTACCCCGTGATCATATACGCCTCCCGGACGCACAGCCAGCTCCGGCAGGTCATCAAGGAGCTCAAGGCCACCAGTTACAG GCCGAAAATGGCAGTGCTGGGCTCCCGCGAGCAGATGTGCATCCACAGCGAAGTGAGCAAACTCCGTGGAAGAGCACAGAACAATGCCTGCCACTTCCTCTGCAAGAAACGCCGGTGCCAGCATAATAATGTTGTCGCTG AGTTCATGAAAAACAAACCTGAGCTTGGGAGCAAGCCTTTTGACATTGAAGATTTGGTTAATATTGGGAAAGGGAAACCTAACGGCCC ATGCCCATATTACATCTCCCGGGAACTTTCGAAGTCAGTTGACATCTTGTTTGCTCCATACAACTATCTTATTGATCCGGGAAACCGTCGTTCCTTAAATAGCATACCATGGGACAATGCGGTACTTATATTTGACGAAGCACACAACTTG GAGAGTATATGCGCAGATGCAGCCTCTTTTGACTTACATCCAAATAACTTAACTGCTTGTGTGGCAGAAGCTCATGAATGCATCAAACTGTGTTCAGCAAAGAGGTCCATTGAAAATTCTGCTGATAAACAATTTGACCCTGAAAATTATGCAATCCTCAAAG CTCTCTTAATGGCACTTGAGAAAAAAATTGGTGAGTTGGTAATTGAATCCAAGGAGTTGGGTTACACAAAAGCTGGGAGTTACATATACGATTTTCTCTCTGAACTGAATATCACATCAGACACATCCAAAAAACTAATTGAGACAATTGATTGTGCTTCACTACTCCTAGAGGAAG GAAATTCCGCTGAAACTGGACCAGGGGTCCAAGCAAAGACCACAGTGTCTAGATTGGAGTCGATTAGGGAAATTTTAGACATAATTTTTAGGGGTGGTGGTCAAGACCATGCAAAATATTATCGA TTTCATGTGAACGAATTTCAGCAAACATCTGGAGACGCATTGAAAGTTCTGG GTAAATCCTCAAGAACCCTTAGTTGGTGGTGTTTCAACCCAGGGCTCGCAATGGAAGAATTTCTCAAGTTGGGTGTTCGCTCTATTATATTAACTTCTGGCACTTTATCCCCCCTGGATTCACTAGCCATGGAACTAAACCT TGAATTCCCAGTTAGACTAGAGAATCCTCATGTCATTTCCCCAGATCAAATCTGGGTTGGAGTTGTGCCTGTGGGCCCTTCTGGACATGCACTTAATTCTTCTTATCGCACGCGTGAGACTATACAATATAAACAAGAATTGGGTAATGCTATAG TAAACTTCGCACGCATTGTGCCAGACGGACTCCTTGTTTTCTTCCCTTCATATTCTATGATGGATAAGTGCATCGAATTCTGGAAAAATAGG AACCATTCAAGTTCAGCAGCTGAGAACACGATATGGCAGCGAATCTGTAAGCACAAGCAGCCAGTTATAGAGCCTAGGCAGTCATCAAACTTTCCAAATGCAATTGAG GATTATGCAGCGAAATTAAATGATTCTTCTACTTCTGGGGCAATATTTTTTGCAGTTTGTCGTGGCAAA GTTAGTGAGGGTCTTGATTTTGCTGACCGTGCTGGGAGGGCAGTAATAGTTACTGGAATGCCCTTTGCTACCCCAACTGATCCTAAG GTTCGGCTGAAGCGTGAGTATTTGGATAAGCAGGGCGCAGCATCTAATAATAACACAAAG ATGTTGACAGGACAGGAATGGTATACACAACAAGCAGCAAGGGCTGTGAATCAGGCTGTTGGACGTGTTATCAGACATCGCCATGACTATGGAGCTATTATCTATTGTGACGAAAG GTTTGCGTGGTCAAATTATCAATCTCAGATGTCGTATTGGCTCCGACCTTATATAAAG